A single window of Halobacillus naozhouensis DNA harbors:
- a CDS encoding ribonuclease YeeF family protein has product MKVLDVSDLQKGGEGTIHTLDHLKNSIHHVKTSIEAIVNLEDALRGQGGEAIRAFYQEAHLPFLSYLEQFLSQYEAAIQKMLASLREFEPNSDGVIREDFLEQEVEAGLHKASTVTTEIVQEINQVVSGVRDIVSLPSVDDSAFLQEIKQARNKRDETVERLHEFDQTESSQLEELKQSLSTMNQYIESISSQFEAGDISIRSYQAGQLQSNADWESINLATSAKIIPPGEVGGFIQDQKMLAPVSLEYEFTSEGVCTREDMMAASAEGADVVWWKKTASFVLDFIPIVGNVKAAIETNTGENLITGVEYEGWERAILAASVVGGGMVKVVGKGAKGVSSVVKGADNLELKNAGEYFNHINNIGKRTDLTSEQKFVKIHEAYAALEMKGNVTVVSDMKFLKPERFVDGRMNVDWPNKMGFLEGSIQEINRKNPLPERWDRVGGKGGENFTVLPDNGIPHTYDQRAIPYVENPTARHVGTFDNESYFNAIDAINIGDLGELNKIVVANGKNPISNVDFMDFKAHYTDFQDNVKEVIGSTKNAYGLKGTAAPWKNSSTGQDLMNGGAEQIVTPLNAEMLEMIGIIPKY; this is encoded by the coding sequence ATGAAAGTATTGGATGTTTCGGACCTTCAGAAGGGTGGAGAAGGAACTATACATACGCTAGATCACTTGAAGAATTCCATCCATCATGTGAAGACCAGTATTGAGGCGATCGTTAACTTGGAAGATGCCCTTCGCGGGCAAGGAGGGGAAGCGATTCGAGCGTTTTACCAGGAAGCCCATCTTCCGTTTTTGAGCTATTTGGAGCAATTCCTTTCGCAATATGAAGCGGCGATTCAAAAGATGTTGGCTTCCCTGCGTGAGTTTGAACCGAATTCTGATGGAGTGATTCGGGAAGATTTTCTGGAGCAAGAGGTAGAAGCGGGATTACATAAAGCAAGTACCGTCACGACGGAAATCGTACAGGAAATCAATCAAGTCGTTAGCGGCGTTCGGGATATTGTGTCGCTGCCGTCTGTTGATGACAGTGCTTTTCTGCAGGAGATTAAACAGGCGAGGAACAAGAGGGACGAGACGGTGGAGCGGCTGCATGAGTTTGATCAGACGGAGTCGAGCCAGTTGGAGGAGTTGAAGCAAAGCTTATCCACCATGAATCAATACATAGAATCGATTTCTTCCCAATTTGAAGCCGGAGATATTAGTATAAGAAGTTATCAAGCAGGTCAGCTTCAATCAAATGCGGATTGGGAGTCTATCAATCTAGCAACGAGTGCGAAGATTATTCCCCCAGGTGAAGTAGGCGGGTTTATTCAGGACCAAAAGATGCTGGCCCCTGTATCGTTGGAGTATGAATTCACGTCAGAAGGGGTATGTACAAGGGAAGACATGATGGCGGCTTCGGCGGAAGGAGCGGATGTGGTCTGGTGGAAGAAGACGGCTTCCTTTGTCCTTGATTTTATTCCTATTGTGGGGAATGTCAAGGCGGCTATTGAGACGAATACCGGTGAGAACCTGATTACGGGTGTGGAATATGAAGGCTGGGAACGGGCGATCTTGGCAGCCTCTGTTGTTGGCGGGGGAATGGTTAAGGTAGTTGGGAAAGGTGCTAAGGGTGTTAGTAGTGTTGTTAAGGGTGCGGATAACCTTGAACTTAAGAATGCTGGAGAATACTTTAATCATATCAATAACATCGGAAAGCGAACAGATTTAACAAGTGAGCAAAAATTTGTAAAGATTCATGAGGCGTATGCTGCATTAGAAATGAAAGGTAATGTTACTGTTGTCTCTGACATGAAATTCTTGAAACCTGAAAGATTTGTCGATGGAAGAATGAATGTGGATTGGCCAAACAAGATGGGATTTTTAGAGGGTTCCATTCAGGAAATTAATAGAAAAAATCCTTTACCAGAAAGATGGGATAGAGTAGGCGGGAAGGGTGGAGAGAATTTCACTGTTTTACCTGATAACGGTATTCCACATACTTATGATCAACGTGCAATCCCCTATGTAGAAAACCCTACAGCAAGGCATGTAGGAACATTTGATAATGAATCCTATTTTAATGCGATTGATGCAATTAACATAGGAGACCTTGGGGAATTGAATAAAATCGTAGTTGCTAATGGAAAGAATCCAATTTCTAATGTGGATTTTATGGATTTTAAGGCACATTATACCGATTTCCAAGATAATGTAAAAGAAGTTATTGGTAGTACAAAGAACGCGTATGGATTGAAAGGTACTGCTGCTCCATGGAAGAACAGTTCTACAGGACAAGATTTAATGAATGGGGGAGCAGAGCAAATTGTAACACCACTAAATGCTGAGATGTTAGAAATGATCGGAATTATTCCGAAATACTAA
- a CDS encoding putative holin-like toxin encodes MSVYEALMVAIAFSTLNVTLIALIVAIIRIKK; translated from the coding sequence ATGAGCGTTTATGAAGCATTGATGGTTGCTATAGCTTTTAGCACCTTAAATGTGACATTGATTGCCTTGATTGTGGCGATTATACGCATAAAAAAATAG
- a CDS encoding T7SS effector LXG polymorphic toxin has translation MGLHKASTVTTEIVQEVNQVVSGVQDIVSLPSVEDSAFLQEIQQARNKKDETVKKLQEFDQTESSQLEKLKQSLSTMNQYIESISSQFEAGDISIRSYQAGQLPIGRLSI, from the coding sequence ATGGGCTTACATAAGGCAAGTACCGTCACAACTGAGATCGTTCAGGAGGTCAATCAAGTCGTTAGCGGCGTTCAGGATATTGTGTCGCTGCCGTCTGTTGAAGACAGTGCGTTTTTACAGGAAATTCAACAGGCGAGGAACAAGAAGGACGAGACTGTTAAGAAGTTACAAGAGTTTGATCAGACGGAGTCGAGCCAGTTGGAGAAGTTGAAGCAAAGCTTATCCACCATGAATCAATACATAGAATCGATTTCTTCCCAGTTTGAGGCCGGAGATATTAGTATAAGAAGTTATCAAGCAGGTCAGCTTCCGATTGGGCGTCTATCAATCTAG
- a CDS encoding SMI1/KNR4 family protein translates to MSYNFIKANQENSFYAVTDSEINEVEQTLDIKFPNELVNFYLEVGYGFIKGSEHNINRIMDPYSVRDFRLRVNDFEFYPDIEIYDEFENNKLIFFEGSESALMSIELNNNNENPIYYYDIQIATSLTDFLRKIDENDNYYLDLLVD, encoded by the coding sequence ATGAGTTATAATTTTATTAAAGCAAACCAAGAAAATAGTTTTTATGCCGTGACTGACAGTGAGATAAACGAAGTTGAGCAAACTCTAGATATTAAATTTCCTAATGAATTAGTTAATTTCTATCTAGAAGTTGGTTATGGATTTATTAAGGGGTCAGAACATAATATTAATCGTATTATGGATCCGTATTCTGTAAGGGATTTTAGGTTGAGAGTAAATGATTTTGAATTTTATCCTGATATAGAAATATATGATGAATTTGAGAATAATAAATTAATATTTTTTGAAGGTAGTGAATCAGCATTAATGTCAATCGAGCTGAATAATAATAATGAAAATCCGATCTATTATTATGATATACAAATTGCGACTTCTCTAACAGATTTTTTAAGGAAGATAGATGAAAATGATAATTATTACCTCGATTTATTAGTAGATTAA
- a CDS encoding NUDIX hydrolase, translated as MTSEQPWKMIESENVEVSKFTVKKEQVQLSNEDEMEFSYVSFPHGVCVLALTEDNQVIMLKQYRHAVRQWELELPAGAIDHNDNPLETAKRELLEETGYQADQWTNLGFVHPSAGSTSEAIHLFAATDAYKAGEQDLEASEEIEMQLVDMDELYALIGSGDFRHGAGLAAVLRYRCLED; from the coding sequence ATGACGAGCGAACAACCGTGGAAGATGATAGAGTCTGAAAATGTTGAAGTGAGTAAGTTTACCGTGAAGAAGGAGCAAGTTCAACTCTCAAATGAGGATGAGATGGAATTTTCCTATGTGAGTTTCCCCCACGGTGTATGCGTATTGGCGCTAACAGAGGACAATCAAGTGATCATGCTAAAACAATACCGCCATGCGGTCAGGCAGTGGGAATTAGAACTCCCAGCTGGCGCGATTGACCATAATGATAACCCGCTAGAAACAGCCAAACGCGAATTGCTTGAGGAAACTGGATATCAAGCGGATCAATGGACCAACCTTGGGTTCGTTCATCCTTCTGCAGGATCCACATCTGAAGCGATTCACCTTTTTGCAGCGACTGACGCCTACAAGGCTGGGGAGCAAGACCTTGAAGCGAGTGAAGAAATCGAGATGCAGCTGGTTGATATGGATGAATTGTATGCGCTTATTGGGAGTGGCGATTTCAGGCATGGCGCGGGACTTGCTGCGGTTCTTAGGTATCGTTGTTTGGAAGACTGA